TCCAGCTCCTTCCTCTTGCTTGCGCTTTGCGATGCAGAGGTCCTCCCAGAAGATGTACTTGTGCGACTCGAGGTATCAGATCTCGTCGCAGAGACAAAGTCAATAGCCTCTCTCGGTGTTCTGGCTTTCTCCTGCTCCTTCGCCTTCAAGATCCGCTTCTGCGAGGCCCTCAACTCCTCTACATATGCCCAGGGTGGAAACACCACAGGCACAGCCAGACTCTCGGGTAGAGTAGATGCATGTTGCTCCTCATCGCTGATGCCAGCAAAGCTCATCAACTTTTGCGAATGACCGGGGTCGCGCAGCACCGAAGAGCTCTCCAGCCGTTGATTAAAGTGCTGCCCCTTCTTCTTCAACTCGAGAAATTGGGCAAACTTCTTTGTCGCTCGTTGTGGCGGCGAGCCCGGCGGCGAAGCTGGGATCTCGAAATTGGGCACGGTGGGTAAGGTTAGATTCTGAATGACAGCTCGATTGGACGTGTACGGCGAGCCTGGAGGAACATCGTCGGCTGCGTCGTTGTCTGCTGGAGGAGGCGACGCAGTTGGGCCTTGCGCAGGCCCGTTGACTGGAGCAGGCGGCGGTGAAGTGACCTTCTCGGGAGCAGCTTCGGGGACGGAGACGGCTGCTACAGGAACGTTTGCCAACTCGATATTAGTAGCTATCGAAGTCCTCCTAGGTACATATGCGAGTCTCACCTTGGCTGTCGTCGCTGGGAgctgctcctcctcgtcACTGCTTTCATAGTTTACTCCCAGCATTGTGTCTTGTACTGAGGTGAAAGAGCAACCACCAAGATCTCGTGTGGAGTGTGGCCCGTGCCCAAGCTACTGCCAAGCATATCGTGGTGGAGCTGCCTGCACGGCGACAGTGACCATCAACCACGCACCTCCGAACACTGCCTTCTCGCCAACACACGCCGTCAACTCCCGAACAAGACATCCAACGCCACAACAAGACATCCAAGACCACCAAACGCACGATGAACCACCTTCCGCAAGCCTGGGGCCGTGTAAGACGCCTCCCCGCTTGACAAACACCGCCATACTGACATCAACACAGCCTAGAGACGATGTCTACGGCGCGTATGACCACTCACACTTCCAGTCGATGGGTCCGACCCAGCACTCGCAGCAACCCATCGTTACGGGTACTTCGGTGCTAGCGGCAAAGTTCAAGGACGGCGTGGTCATTGCGGCGGACAATTTGGGTATGATGCAGCCTACTGTCACCGAGCTACAAGACTTATGTGCTGATCTTCTGCCACAGCCTCGTATGGATCACTCGCCCGCTTCACCGATGTCAAGCGACTACGGAAGTTCAACGATGAGGTAGTTGTAGGCTTCGGCGGTGACGTCTCGGACATGCAGTACCTCGATCGCCTCCTCAACTCTCTCGATATCCGCGAGAACTACTCGTCGACAGATGACTCTCTCAACGCCAAGAACCTCCACACATATCTCGCCAAAGTCATGTACAACCGCCGATCGAAGTTCGACCCACTGTGGAACCATCTTTTGATCGCTGGCCTGGATGGCGAGGGCAAGCCTTTCCTTGCGAGTGCAGATCTGCTTGGCACCACATTCTCCTCCCCGTCGATTGCCACAGGGTTCGGAGCGCATCTTGCACAGCCCATCATGCGGACAATATTGCCTGACGAGGCATCCGTACAGAACGTCACCAAGGAGCAAGCGGTAGAAAAGGTCAAGGAGTGCATGAAGGTCCTCTTCTACAGGGATGCCAGGAGTATGGACAGGTACTCTATCGCCGTCATCACCAAGGACGGTGTTGACCTGAACGAGGACGTCAAGCTGGAGAACCAGAGCTGGGCTTTTGCCGAGAGGATCAGGGGATATGGCACGCAGACGGCGTAAGGCTGACCTAGATGTTGCATGATAGCACGGAGATGATGATACGTCCAGAGCCAAGGAGCTCTTGAAGCTAAACGGCTGAACGATAGGCATGAATAAATGTACAATCTGATGGGATCATGATCAATCTCAAACTCATGCCGTCCTTGGGGCAAGCCACACGCTCCCGTCTGCAGTGTCCACCACTTCGGCGGCAGGCCGACCTTGCCAGAACGGCCAATCGCGCTAGAGCCGGCGCGACCACTCCAAGCCACGATGCGGGGAAGCTCCGCAGTTACCACCCTCGTATAAAGACTTCAAGATGGAGAAAGCCCTGTTGAAAGATCCTGGTACCGGTTCATGTTTCCCCTGCCGTAACTATGTCGAACAAAACCCCGTCCAGTTCCAAAAAGCGCATAGTGATCACCGGCGGCTCAGGCGTAGTAGGGCGGTGTGTGATCGAGAAGCTGCTCTCGTACGGCCATGAGATACTCAATGTCGACCAAACACCGTTGGACAACCCAAAAGTACACACGCTGAAAGCCGATCTCACAGATGGCGCGCAAGCATTCAATGCCTTGAGCTGCCACTTCCAAATCAGCGAGCCTTTTCTCGAGGAAATGCGCGCGCCGGACGTCGTGATACATCTCGCTGGTGCGTATTCCGATATCGCAGTGATATACGCGAAAGAAGTTCAAAAGGAGAATACAAACATATAAAGTGAACTCCACACTATAGAAAGACTTGAGACTGGATTGTTTGTTTCCATCTGATTGATCATCACACGGCTAACAAACGCACTCAGGCATCCCACAACCCAACCGCATCCCAGATAACGAGACCTTCCGCGTCAACATGCTCAGCTCGTACGCGATAATAGAAGCCGCGTGCAAACTGGGCATCAAGAA
This window of the Ascochyta rabiei chromosome 14, complete sequence genome carries:
- a CDS encoding Proteasome endopeptidase complex, whose translation is MNHLPQAWGRPRDDVYGAYDHSHFQSMGPTQHSQQPIVTGTSVLAAKFKDGVVIAADNLASYGSLARFTDVKRLRKFNDEVVVGFGGDVSDMQYLDRLLNSLDIRENYSSTDDSLNAKNLHTYLAKVMYNRRSKFDPLWNHLLIAGLDGEGKPFLASADLLGTTFSSPSIATGFGAHLAQPIMRTILPDEASVQNVTKEQAVEKVKECMKVLFYRDARSMDRYSIAVITKDGVDLNEDVKLENQSWAFAERIRGYGTQTA